A portion of the Microbacterium sufflavum genome contains these proteins:
- a CDS encoding DUF58 domain-containing protein, with translation MTDETATTASAGVTWHRTPVIALGLAGAAVLAGLGLVLSRPDVIAVGLPLALAAVWALLRRPRDGELRVALHAAPDAGEDAVVRVTADVDLDAEHVQLAVEGRGRRTALAEVRPGTAVLSARTRLSHSGPVELMGLIARGTAIDGAWVSDRGPRTAIGWNAAPKTRRIDRLPVAPRLAGLNGSHEGRRAGQGGDFHDIHPFVPGDEVRRVDWRATARAARRPGDLLVRRVNALSDSSVVIAMDTAEDLGSVVAAWGTDDPDRTGVTSLDLAREAALSVATAAVGAGDRVAFHALSPGGRSVPIGGGARHLARLRAAVAATGPSADSSYRRSPVVPTGSIVFVLSTFADGVAARLATQWRAAGHAVVAIDVLPQLDGARLTREQRIALRTLLAERADILAELRRAGVEVVAWADDGVDVALRVAAVRQQRSRRVAR, from the coding sequence ATGACCGACGAGACCGCGACGACGGCATCCGCGGGGGTGACGTGGCATCGGACGCCCGTGATCGCGCTCGGCCTCGCCGGGGCGGCCGTGCTCGCGGGCCTCGGACTGGTGCTGTCGCGCCCCGACGTGATCGCGGTGGGTCTGCCGCTCGCCCTCGCGGCGGTGTGGGCGCTGCTGCGCCGTCCGCGCGACGGGGAGTTGCGGGTCGCCCTGCACGCTGCGCCCGACGCGGGGGAGGACGCCGTGGTGCGCGTCACCGCGGACGTCGACCTCGACGCCGAGCACGTGCAGCTCGCGGTCGAGGGGCGGGGGCGTCGCACCGCGCTCGCGGAGGTGCGGCCGGGCACGGCGGTGCTGTCCGCTCGGACGCGGCTGTCGCATTCGGGGCCGGTCGAGCTGATGGGGCTGATCGCCCGGGGCACCGCGATCGACGGCGCCTGGGTCTCCGACCGCGGACCGCGCACGGCGATCGGGTGGAACGCCGCACCGAAGACGAGGAGGATCGATCGGCTGCCGGTGGCTCCGCGCCTCGCGGGGCTGAACGGCTCGCACGAGGGGCGTCGCGCGGGTCAGGGCGGCGACTTCCACGACATCCACCCGTTCGTCCCCGGGGATGAGGTGCGGAGGGTGGATTGGCGCGCGACGGCTCGTGCCGCCCGACGCCCCGGCGACCTGCTGGTGCGGCGGGTGAACGCGCTGAGCGACTCCTCGGTGGTGATCGCGATGGACACGGCGGAGGACCTCGGATCGGTGGTGGCCGCGTGGGGGACCGACGACCCGGACCGCACGGGTGTCACCTCGCTCGACCTCGCGCGCGAGGCGGCCCTGTCCGTGGCGACCGCCGCGGTCGGAGCCGGGGATCGGGTCGCGTTCCACGCGCTCTCGCCGGGCGGACGCAGCGTGCCGATCGGCGGGGGAGCCCGGCACCTCGCGCGGCTGCGCGCCGCCGTCGCCGCCACGGGTCCGAGTGCCGACTCGTCCTACCGGCGCTCACCTGTCGTACCGACGGGCTCGATCGTGTTCGTGCTCTCGACCTTCGCCGACGGGGTGGCTGCGCGACTCGCGACGCAGTGGCGGGCCGCCGGTCACGCCGTCGTCGCGATCGATGTGCTGCCGCAGCTCGACGGCGCACGGCTCACCAGGGAGCAGCGCATCGCCCTGCGCACGCTGCTGGCCGAGCGCGCCGACATCCTCGCCGAGCTCCGGCGCGCGGGGGTCGAGGTGGTGGCCTGGGCAGACGACGGCGTCGACGTGGCGTTGCGGGTGGCGGCGGTGCGCCAGCAGCGGAGCCGGAGGGTGGCGCGGTGA
- the uvrA gene encoding excinuclease ABC subunit UvrA — MPIVPVASPGKLSVRGARVHNLQNVDIDIPRDSLVVFTGLSGSGKSSLAFDTIFAEGQRRYVESLSAYARQFLGQVDRPDVDFIEGLSPAVSIDQKSTNRNPRSTVGTITEIYDYMRLLWARIGVPHCPECGEKIQRQTVQQIADQLMELPERTRYQVVAPIVSQKKGEFVDLFRELGAKGYSRAIVDGDLIQLAEPPTLKKSYKHDIAVVVDRLVASPDILGRVTDSVETALGLAGGVVQINYVDGEGDDAWQTFSEKLACPNGHALTLTEIEPRTFSFNAPFGACPACSGLGTRMSVDVELMLGDEDLSIREGVIIPWTTQGKGLFQYYERLLEGLARDLDFSLDTPWRELHSDVKEAVLRGENYKVTVKWKNRYGREMRYASGFEGVVPYIERQYLQAESDTQRNRWGEYLREVPCPVCNGDRLKPEVLAVQVHGHSIAEVSHLSLADARGFMEKLHLTEREAKIAAQVLREIRLRLDFLLQVGLSYLNLSRSAGSLSGGEAQRIRLATQIGSGLTGVLYVLDEPSIGLHQRDNRRLIETLLTLRDLGNTLIVVEHDEETIEAADWVVDIGPGAGVNGGTVVHSGPYSALLGDSDSMTGDYLSGRRAIPMPSKRRKIDKKRMLSVVGARANNLRNVTADFPLGVLTAVTGVSGSGKSSLVNDILYQVLASRLNGARTVPGKHTRVTGLDNLDKVVHVDQAPIGRTPRSNPATYTGVFDRIRTLFSETPEAKVRGYQPGRFSFNVKGGRCEACSGDGTIKIEMNFLPDVYVDCEVCHGKRYNRDTLAVHYKGKNIAEVLEMPIEEAAEFFEPIQAIHRYMKTLVDVGLGYVRLGQSATTLSGGEAQRVKLATELQRRSNGRSIYVLDEPTTGLHFEDVRKLLEVLNGLVDKGNTVIVIEHNLDVIKSADWVIDLGPEGGSGGGQIIATGTPEQIARVEESHTGQFLAEILGEGRAARKAS; from the coding sequence GTGCCCATCGTCCCCGTTGCCTCCCCCGGAAAACTCAGTGTCCGCGGTGCCCGCGTCCACAACCTCCAGAACGTCGACATCGACATCCCGCGCGACTCCCTCGTCGTGTTCACCGGCCTGTCCGGGTCGGGGAAGTCGAGTCTGGCGTTCGACACGATCTTCGCCGAGGGGCAGCGCCGCTACGTCGAATCGCTGAGCGCCTATGCGCGGCAGTTCCTCGGCCAGGTGGATCGGCCGGACGTCGATTTCATCGAGGGCCTGAGTCCCGCGGTGTCGATCGACCAGAAGTCGACCAACCGCAACCCGCGGTCGACCGTGGGCACCATCACCGAGATCTACGACTACATGCGCCTGCTGTGGGCGCGTATCGGCGTGCCGCACTGTCCCGAGTGCGGCGAGAAGATCCAGCGTCAGACGGTGCAGCAGATCGCCGACCAGCTCATGGAGCTGCCCGAGCGCACCCGGTACCAGGTCGTCGCCCCCATCGTGTCGCAGAAGAAGGGCGAGTTCGTCGACCTCTTCCGCGAGCTCGGCGCCAAGGGCTACTCCCGCGCGATCGTCGACGGCGACCTCATCCAGCTGGCCGAGCCGCCCACGCTGAAGAAGAGCTACAAGCACGACATCGCGGTGGTCGTCGACCGCCTGGTGGCGTCGCCCGACATCCTGGGCCGGGTCACCGACTCGGTGGAGACGGCCCTGGGACTCGCGGGTGGCGTCGTGCAGATCAACTACGTCGACGGCGAGGGCGACGACGCCTGGCAGACCTTCTCCGAGAAGCTCGCCTGCCCGAACGGCCACGCCCTCACCCTCACCGAGATCGAGCCGCGCACGTTCTCCTTCAACGCACCGTTCGGCGCCTGCCCCGCGTGCTCCGGGCTGGGCACGCGCATGTCGGTGGACGTCGAGCTGATGCTCGGCGACGAAGATCTCTCGATCCGCGAGGGCGTCATCATTCCCTGGACCACGCAGGGCAAGGGTCTCTTCCAGTACTACGAGCGCCTGCTCGAGGGGCTGGCGCGCGACCTCGACTTCTCGCTCGACACGCCGTGGCGCGAGCTGCACTCCGACGTCAAGGAGGCCGTGCTCCGCGGCGAGAACTACAAGGTCACGGTCAAGTGGAAGAACCGCTACGGCCGGGAGATGCGGTACGCGTCCGGGTTCGAGGGCGTCGTGCCATACATCGAGCGGCAGTACCTCCAGGCCGAGTCCGACACGCAGCGCAACCGCTGGGGCGAGTACCTCCGTGAGGTGCCGTGCCCCGTGTGCAACGGCGACCGCCTCAAGCCCGAGGTGCTCGCGGTGCAGGTGCACGGCCACTCGATCGCCGAGGTGTCGCACCTGAGCCTCGCCGACGCGCGGGGCTTCATGGAGAAGCTGCACCTCACGGAGCGGGAGGCGAAGATCGCCGCCCAGGTGCTGCGCGAGATCCGCCTGCGCCTCGACTTCCTCCTCCAGGTGGGGCTGTCGTACCTCAACCTCAGCCGTTCGGCGGGGTCACTGTCCGGTGGCGAGGCGCAGCGCATCCGGCTCGCCACGCAGATCGGCTCCGGCCTGACGGGCGTGCTCTACGTGCTCGACGAGCCGTCGATCGGCCTGCACCAGCGCGACAACCGCCGGCTGATCGAGACCCTGCTCACGCTGCGCGACCTGGGCAACACGCTCATCGTGGTGGAGCACGACGAAGAGACCATCGAGGCGGCGGACTGGGTGGTCGACATCGGTCCCGGCGCCGGAGTGAACGGCGGCACCGTCGTGCACTCGGGGCCGTACAGCGCGCTCCTCGGCGACAGCGATTCGATGACCGGCGACTACCTGTCCGGGCGCCGGGCGATCCCGATGCCGTCGAAGCGTCGCAAGATCGACAAGAAGCGCATGCTGAGCGTGGTCGGCGCGCGGGCGAACAACCTGCGCAATGTCACGGCGGACTTCCCGCTGGGCGTGCTCACGGCCGTCACCGGCGTCAGCGGCTCGGGCAAGTCGTCCCTCGTGAACGACATCCTGTACCAGGTGCTCGCTTCGCGACTGAACGGTGCGCGGACCGTTCCGGGCAAGCACACCAGGGTGACCGGCCTCGACAACCTCGACAAGGTCGTGCACGTCGACCAGGCGCCGATCGGCCGCACCCCGCGCTCGAACCCGGCCACGTACACCGGCGTGTTCGACCGCATCCGCACCCTGTTCAGCGAGACGCCGGAGGCGAAGGTGCGGGGCTATCAGCCCGGTCGCTTCAGCTTCAACGTCAAGGGCGGCCGCTGCGAGGCGTGCTCGGGCGACGGCACCATCAAGATCGAGATGAACTTCCTGCCCGACGTCTACGTCGACTGCGAGGTCTGCCACGGCAAGCGGTACAACCGCGACACGCTCGCGGTGCACTACAAGGGCAAGAACATCGCCGAGGTGCTGGAGATGCCGATCGAGGAGGCCGCGGAGTTCTTCGAGCCGATCCAGGCGATCCACCGCTACATGAAGACGCTCGTCGACGTCGGGCTCGGCTACGTGCGGCTGGGGCAGTCGGCCACGACGCTCTCGGGCGGCGAGGCGCAGCGCGTCAAGCTCGCCACGGAGCTCCAGCGTCGCAGCAACGGCCGCAGCATCTACGTGCTCGACGAGCCGACCACGGGTCTGCACTTCGAAGACGTCCGCAAGCTCCTCGAGGTGCTCAACGGCCTCGTCGACAAGGGCAACACCGTGATCGTGATCGAGCACAACCTCGACGTGATCAAGTCGGCGGACTGGGTGATCGACCTCGGACCGGAGGGCGGTTCGGGTGGCGGGCAGATCATCGCGACCGGTACGCCGGAGCAGATCGCCCGCGTCGAGGAGAGCCACACCGGGCAGTTCCTCGCCGAGATCCTGGGTGAGGGGCGCGCCGCGCGGAAGGCCAGCTGA
- the whiA gene encoding DNA-binding protein WhiA: MALTTDVKAELVSIRNAPPTVRVAEVTAILRFAGGLHSIAGRVAVEAEVDAETLARRVARDLAEIYGVRPEIAQVQSSTANDGARWAVRVIAQGETLARQTGLLDPRRRPVRGLPNRLTTGSRAEIAGLWRGAFLAAGSLSEPGRSAMLEVACPSSEAAMALVGAAHRLGVAAKAREVRGMPRVVVREGEAIRTILSEMGAHRTALAWEELRQRREVRAGVNRLVNFDDANLRRSAQAAVAACARVERALEILADEVPDHLRVAGELRLAHRDASLDELGHHADPPLTKDAVAGRIRRLLAMADKRAQQEGIPGTEAAVPAGLDV, translated from the coding sequence GTGGCACTAACCACCGACGTCAAGGCTGAGCTCGTCAGCATCCGCAATGCACCCCCGACGGTGCGCGTGGCGGAGGTGACAGCCATCCTCCGATTCGCCGGTGGACTGCACTCCATCGCGGGCCGTGTGGCCGTGGAGGCCGAGGTCGACGCAGAGACCCTCGCCCGCCGCGTCGCCAGGGATCTCGCCGAGATCTACGGCGTGCGCCCGGAGATCGCGCAGGTGCAGTCGAGCACCGCGAACGACGGCGCCCGCTGGGCCGTGCGCGTGATCGCGCAGGGGGAGACCCTCGCCCGCCAGACCGGCCTGCTCGACCCGCGTCGCCGTCCGGTCCGCGGCCTGCCGAACCGTCTCACCACGGGTTCGCGCGCCGAGATCGCTGGTCTGTGGCGTGGGGCCTTCCTGGCCGCCGGATCGCTCAGTGAGCCCGGCCGCTCGGCGATGCTCGAGGTCGCCTGCCCGTCGTCCGAGGCGGCGATGGCGCTCGTGGGCGCCGCACACCGTCTGGGCGTCGCCGCGAAGGCGCGCGAGGTCCGCGGCATGCCCCGCGTCGTGGTGCGCGAGGGCGAGGCGATCCGTACGATTCTCAGCGAGATGGGCGCTCACCGTACCGCGCTGGCGTGGGAGGAGCTGCGTCAGCGTCGCGAGGTGCGCGCGGGCGTGAACCGCCTGGTCAACTTCGACGACGCGAACCTGCGGCGTTCCGCGCAGGCGGCGGTGGCCGCGTGCGCCCGTGTGGAGCGCGCGCTGGAGATCCTCGCCGACGAGGTTCCCGATCACCTGCGGGTCGCCGGCGAGCTGCGCCTCGCGCACCGGGACGCCAGCCTCGACGAGCTCGGCCACCACGCCGACCCGCCCCTCACCAAGGACGCGGTCGCCGGTCGCATCCGTCGTCTTCTCGCCATGGCAGACAAGCGCGCCCAGCAGGAGGGCATCCCCGGCACGGAGGCCGCTGTCCCCGCCGGGCTCGACGTCTGA
- the rapZ gene encoding RNase adapter RapZ has translation MTDGEKGEFLIVTGMSGAGRTTAANALEDLGWYVVDNLPPQILRPLLDLTGMGGDSLPKVAAVVDVRGRNLFDDFPGVARLLRTRGEIRVLFLDASDDVLVRRFESVRRPHPLQGDGTLLDGIRTERTRLAPIREAADLVIDTSALNIHQLATQVSDIFSEEGEARHRVTLLSFGFKYGLPTDVDLVADMRFLPNPYWNEELRGLTGQDETVREYVLSREGATDFLDSYAKALVPVLEGYQRENKSHSTIAIGCTGGKHRSVAMSEELARRIAAIPGVAVNVRHRDLGRE, from the coding sequence ATGACTGACGGGGAGAAGGGCGAGTTCCTCATCGTCACTGGGATGTCCGGCGCAGGCCGGACGACGGCGGCGAACGCACTGGAGGATCTCGGCTGGTATGTCGTCGACAACCTGCCTCCGCAGATCCTCCGGCCGCTGCTCGACCTGACCGGCATGGGTGGCGATTCGCTGCCCAAGGTCGCCGCCGTGGTCGACGTGCGCGGCCGCAACCTCTTCGACGATTTCCCGGGTGTCGCCCGACTGCTGCGCACGCGCGGCGAGATCCGGGTGCTGTTCCTCGACGCCTCCGACGACGTCCTGGTGCGTCGCTTCGAGTCGGTGCGCCGCCCGCACCCCCTGCAGGGCGATGGCACTCTGCTCGACGGCATCCGCACGGAGCGGACGCGTCTGGCCCCCATCCGCGAGGCCGCCGACCTGGTGATCGACACCTCGGCGCTGAACATCCACCAGCTCGCGACGCAGGTCTCCGACATCTTCTCGGAGGAGGGGGAGGCGCGGCATCGGGTGACGCTGCTCAGCTTCGGCTTCAAGTACGGGCTGCCCACCGACGTCGACCTGGTCGCCGACATGCGCTTCCTCCCGAATCCGTACTGGAACGAGGAGCTGCGCGGCCTCACCGGGCAGGATGAGACGGTCCGTGAGTACGTGCTGTCCCGCGAGGGTGCGACCGACTTCCTCGATTCCTATGCGAAGGCGCTCGTGCCGGTGCTCGAGGGGTATCAGCGGGAGAACAAGAGCCACTCGACGATCGCGATCGGATGCACGGGCGGCAAGCACCGCTCGGTCGCGATGTCCGAGGAGCTGGCCCGCAGGATCGCCGCGATTCCGGGGGTCGCCGTGAACGTGCGGCACCGCGACCTCGGCAGGGAATAG
- a CDS encoding DUF4129 domain-containing protein produces the protein MSRTEATTRGALRASGRGTLRRILLLGGVVGLFALLMLAAALQGQPQFAPSSPPPPEQQPDAVVVPETTSSPLPELEPPEDSVLQNILGVVFGALLAAVAVLVLVVVARWAARRLRDLWRDRPLRRTDAVVPDAASGGPVVDAAPDDAVIRRGVDAALRTIAERPRAADAIVSAWVGLEESAADAGAGRSATETPSEFTVRIVGRRAGIRDDVITLLGLYEQVRFGGRVADEADRAAAAASLRGIREGWR, from the coding sequence ATGTCGCGCACCGAGGCCACCACTCGCGGAGCCCTGCGCGCGAGCGGTCGCGGAACACTCCGCCGGATCCTGCTCCTCGGCGGGGTGGTCGGTCTCTTCGCTCTGCTGATGCTCGCCGCGGCGCTTCAGGGGCAGCCGCAGTTCGCGCCGTCGTCGCCGCCCCCGCCGGAACAGCAGCCCGACGCGGTCGTCGTCCCCGAGACGACGAGCTCGCCCCTCCCGGAGCTGGAGCCGCCGGAGGACTCGGTGCTGCAGAACATCCTCGGCGTCGTGTTCGGAGCGCTGCTCGCCGCCGTCGCGGTGCTGGTGCTCGTGGTCGTGGCACGGTGGGCCGCCCGCCGCCTCCGTGATCTGTGGCGCGATCGTCCCCTGCGGCGCACGGACGCGGTCGTCCCGGACGCCGCGTCCGGCGGGCCTGTGGTCGACGCGGCGCCCGACGATGCGGTCATCCGCCGGGGAGTCGACGCAGCGCTCCGAACGATCGCGGAACGTCCGCGGGCCGCCGACGCCATCGTCTCCGCCTGGGTCGGACTGGAGGAGTCGGCGGCGGATGCCGGGGCCGGCCGCTCGGCGACGGAGACGCCGTCGGAGTTCACGGTGCGTATCGTCGGGCGCCGGGCGGGCATCCGCGACGACGTGATCACGCTGCTCGGTCTCTACGAGCAGGTGCGCTTCGGCGGCCGCGTCGCCGACGAGGCGGATCGCGCTGCCGCGGCCGCGAGTCTGCGCGGCATCAGGGAGGGGTGGCGATGA
- a CDS encoding superoxide dismutase, which yields MATYTLPDLPYDFAALEPHISGKIMELHHDKHHATYVAGANTALEQLAEARESGNLANVNKLEKDLAFNLGGHVNHSIFWTNLSPNGGGQPEGELKAAIDEYFGSFEKFQAHFTAAATGIQGSGWAVLSWDSIGSRLIIQQLFDQQSNTAQGTIPLFQLDMWEHAFYLDYLNVKADYVKAAWNIANWENVAQRLEVARKQTNGLLVLS from the coding sequence ATGGCGACCTACACCCTCCCCGACCTCCCGTACGACTTCGCAGCCCTCGAGCCGCACATCAGCGGCAAGATCATGGAGCTGCATCACGACAAGCACCACGCGACCTACGTCGCCGGCGCGAACACCGCGCTCGAGCAGCTTGCCGAGGCCCGCGAGAGCGGCAACCTGGCGAACGTGAACAAGCTCGAGAAGGACCTCGCGTTCAACCTCGGCGGTCACGTCAACCACTCGATCTTCTGGACCAACCTGTCGCCCAACGGCGGCGGTCAGCCGGAGGGCGAGCTGAAGGCCGCCATCGACGAGTACTTCGGCTCGTTCGAGAAGTTCCAGGCGCACTTCACGGCTGCCGCGACCGGCATCCAGGGGTCCGGCTGGGCCGTCCTCAGCTGGGACTCGATCGGTTCGCGCCTGATCATCCAGCAGCTGTTCGACCAGCAGTCGAACACGGCGCAGGGCACGATCCCGCTGTTCCAGCTCGACATGTGGGAGCACGCGTTCTACCTCGACTACCTGAACGTGAAGGCCGACTACGTCAAGGCCGCATGGAACATCGCGAACTGGGAGAACGTCGCCCAGCGCCTCGAGGTCGCCCGCAAGCAGACGAACGGCCTGCTGGTACTGTCGTAA
- the uvrC gene encoding excinuclease ABC subunit UvrC, translated as MADVLPYKPRTGEIPTDPGVYRFRDANGRVLYVGKAKNLRQRLSNYFAPLRTLHERTRRMVTTAASVEWTVVPTDVDSLQLEYMWIKEFDPPFNVRYRDDKSYPFMAVTLADEAPRVIVTRNRKIPGARYFGPYPKVWAVHETIDLMIRAFPIRTCSDASYKRAMQTGRPCFPGQIGKCGGPCSMTVSIEEHRAMVDDFIAFMAGGDERFTRELTKRMLAASAAMDYEAAAKYRDKLSAIEAVLGKSALVLPADEDADLFGIAEDELAAAVQHFVIRGGRVRGVRALTIEKEIDITGAELVDQVLQQAYGDAQDVPRRILVPTLPDDATELEQWLRERRGKKVEIAVAHRGQRADLMRTATLNAQQALIRHKTRRTSDYVARTQALTDLQEALGMEEAPLRIECFDISHLGGTNVVASMVVFEDGLPRKDQYRSFNIAETTDDTDSMYQVLRRRLAHLDRPEEEQEVLDPTTDEVVGEDLGEATARRKPRFAYPPQLLLVDGGKPQVEAAARALHDAGHTEIAVCGIAKRLEEVWLPGDDFPVILPRTSEALYLLQRLRDEAHRFAITHQRKRRKKDIGSVLAEVPGLGASRIKVLLKHFGSVTALRAADPSQIQEVQGIGPVLAQTIHSHLSTR; from the coding sequence ATGGCCGACGTGCTCCCGTACAAGCCACGGACGGGTGAGATCCCGACCGACCCCGGCGTGTACCGGTTCCGCGACGCCAACGGACGGGTGCTCTACGTCGGCAAGGCGAAGAACCTGCGCCAGCGGCTGTCGAACTACTTCGCCCCGCTGCGCACGCTGCACGAGCGCACCCGGCGCATGGTCACGACCGCTGCGTCGGTGGAGTGGACGGTCGTTCCCACCGACGTCGACTCGCTGCAGCTCGAGTACATGTGGATCAAGGAGTTCGATCCGCCGTTCAACGTGCGCTACCGCGACGACAAGTCGTACCCCTTCATGGCGGTCACCCTCGCCGATGAGGCGCCCCGCGTGATCGTCACCCGGAACAGGAAGATCCCCGGGGCGCGGTACTTCGGTCCGTATCCCAAGGTGTGGGCGGTGCACGAGACCATCGACCTGATGATCAGGGCCTTCCCGATCCGCACCTGCAGCGATGCGAGCTACAAGAGGGCGATGCAGACCGGGCGCCCGTGCTTCCCCGGGCAGATCGGCAAGTGCGGCGGGCCGTGCTCGATGACGGTGTCCATCGAGGAGCACCGGGCGATGGTCGACGACTTCATCGCGTTCATGGCGGGCGGAGACGAGCGCTTCACCCGCGAGCTCACGAAGCGCATGCTCGCCGCGTCCGCCGCGATGGACTACGAAGCCGCCGCGAAGTACCGGGACAAGCTGTCCGCGATCGAGGCCGTGCTCGGCAAGAGCGCCCTGGTGCTGCCGGCCGATGAGGACGCCGACCTGTTCGGCATCGCGGAAGACGAGCTCGCCGCCGCCGTGCAGCACTTCGTGATCCGCGGCGGCCGCGTGCGCGGTGTCCGTGCCCTCACGATCGAGAAGGAGATCGACATCACGGGCGCTGAGCTCGTCGACCAGGTGCTCCAGCAGGCGTACGGCGACGCGCAGGATGTTCCGCGACGGATCCTCGTCCCGACGCTCCCCGACGACGCGACCGAGCTGGAGCAGTGGCTGCGCGAACGCCGTGGCAAGAAGGTCGAGATCGCGGTCGCACATCGGGGTCAGCGTGCCGACCTGATGCGCACCGCGACGCTGAACGCGCAGCAGGCGCTGATCCGGCACAAGACCCGCCGGACGAGCGACTACGTGGCGCGCACCCAGGCGCTGACCGATCTTCAGGAGGCGCTGGGAATGGAGGAGGCGCCGCTGCGCATCGAGTGCTTCGACATCTCGCACCTCGGCGGCACCAACGTGGTCGCCTCGATGGTCGTGTTCGAGGACGGCCTTCCGCGCAAGGACCAGTACCGGTCGTTCAACATCGCCGAGACGACAGACGACACCGACTCGATGTACCAGGTTCTGCGCCGCAGGCTCGCACACCTGGATCGGCCGGAGGAGGAGCAGGAGGTCCTCGACCCGACCACCGACGAGGTCGTGGGGGAGGACCTGGGCGAGGCGACCGCACGGCGCAAGCCGCGGTTCGCGTATCCGCCGCAGCTGCTCCTCGTCGACGGAGGGAAGCCGCAGGTGGAGGCCGCCGCGCGCGCGCTCCACGACGCGGGGCACACCGAGATCGCCGTGTGCGGCATCGCCAAGCGTCTTGAAGAGGTGTGGCTGCCGGGAGACGACTTCCCCGTGATCCTGCCCCGCACCAGCGAGGCCCTCTACCTTCTCCAGCGACTGCGAGACGAAGCCCACCGCTTCGCGATCACGCACCAGCGCAAGAGGCGCAAGAAAGACATCGGCAGCGTGCTCGCCGAGGTTCCGGGGCTCGGCGCCTCTCGCATCAAGGTGCTGCTCAAGCACTTCGGCTCGGTCACGGCCCTCCGCGCCGCCGACCCGTCGCAGATCCAGGAGGTACAGGGGATCGGTCCGGTGCTCGCTCAGACCATCCATTCGCACCTGTCCACTCGCTAG
- a CDS encoding AAA family ATPase gives MTTDETTEIATTGRRVLEGVRSVVVGMDETLTLALAAILAGGHVLFEDVPGLGKTLAARSLAQALGLEFRRLQCTPDMLPGDVTGSYVYAPTEGDFVFRPGPIFTGLLLADEVNRTTPKTQSAMLEAMAERQVTVEGNRFPLPQPFHVIATSNPIEYEGTYALPEAQLDRFMVRLTVGYPAPDDETRIIVDRVRRQTPDVRVPAVVDTEGLLALQAAVERINVDQDVVRYAVDLTRATREAVNVSVGASPRGSQALVLLARGVAALEGRSYVRPDDVKRVAVPVLAHRLTLTPQAWAQGVDPGGVVAAAVERTPVPPTVAAAR, from the coding sequence ATGACCACGGACGAGACCACCGAGATCGCGACCACGGGTCGCCGTGTGCTGGAGGGGGTGCGCAGCGTCGTCGTCGGTATGGACGAGACGCTCACACTCGCCCTCGCGGCGATCCTGGCCGGGGGTCACGTGCTGTTCGAGGACGTGCCGGGGCTCGGCAAGACGCTGGCCGCGCGGAGCCTGGCCCAGGCGCTGGGACTCGAGTTCCGACGGCTGCAGTGCACGCCGGATATGCTGCCCGGCGACGTGACGGGCTCGTACGTGTACGCCCCGACCGAGGGGGACTTCGTCTTCCGGCCCGGGCCGATCTTCACGGGTCTGCTCCTCGCCGACGAGGTGAACCGCACCACGCCCAAGACGCAGTCCGCGATGCTCGAGGCGATGGCCGAGCGGCAGGTCACGGTGGAGGGGAACCGTTTCCCACTGCCGCAGCCCTTCCACGTGATCGCGACCTCCAACCCCATCGAGTACGAAGGGACCTACGCCCTGCCGGAGGCGCAGCTCGACCGGTTCATGGTGCGCCTCACCGTGGGCTACCCCGCCCCGGACGACGAGACGCGCATCATCGTCGACAGGGTGCGGCGGCAGACGCCCGACGTCCGCGTGCCCGCCGTGGTCGACACGGAGGGGCTGCTCGCGCTCCAGGCGGCGGTCGAGCGCATCAACGTCGATCAGGACGTGGTGCGCTACGCCGTGGACCTGACGAGGGCGACCCGCGAGGCGGTGAACGTGTCGGTGGGTGCCTCGCCTCGCGGATCCCAGGCGCTCGTGCTGCTCGCCAGGGGCGTCGCGGCACTCGAGGGGCGGTCGTACGTGCGGCCCGACGACGTCAAACGCGTCGCCGTCCCTGTGCTGGCGCATCGGCTGACACTCACTCCGCAGGCCTGGGCGCAGGGGGTGGATCCGGGTGGAGTCGTGGCGGCGGCGGTCGAACGCACCCCGGTGCCGCCGACCGTCGCGGCCGCGCGATGA